The following are encoded in a window of Panicum virgatum strain AP13 chromosome 5N, P.virgatum_v5, whole genome shotgun sequence genomic DNA:
- the LOC120674479 gene encoding probable carboxylesterase 15 yields the protein MWRCSAPSSSIISEETFAKISEVTLRAVEHHVRRRRVGDTAPRVVEDYRGVIQILSDGTIVRSDPAVLRPPERFADVPGVQWEEVVYDAAHGLKLRVYRSAAAGAAGKLPVLVYFHSGGFCLGTFEQPNFHSGCLRLASELPAVVLSADYRLGPEHRLPAAIDDAVAALSWLRGQAAALGSGAPHPWLAESADFTNVFVAGESSGANMSHHVAVRRGSGQLALDQLRIAGHVLLTPYFGGAERTAAEAAEPPEGAPFTPEMSDAMWRLSLPADATRDHPAANPFGPDSPGLEPVVFPPVLVVSAGRDILHERALRYAARLKGMGKPVELAVLEGQEHAFFSRQPWGAAASELIRVVKSFVHKGDGAECT from the exons ATGTGGAGGTGCAGTGCACCTTCGTCTT CAATAATCAGTGAAGAGACGTTCGCGAAAATCAGTGAAGTGACGCTTCGTGCAGTCGAGCACCAtgtccggcgacggcgagtcgGCGACACGGCACCACGCGTAGTCGAGGACTACCGCGGCGTCATCCAGATCCTCAGCGACGGCACCATCGTCCGGTCGGACCCCGCCGTCCTCCGGCCGCCGGAGCGCTTCGCTGACGTCCCTGGCGTCCAGTGGGAGGAAGTCGTGTACGACGCCGCGCACGGCCTCAAGCTGCGCGTGTacaggtcggcggcggccggggccgccGGGAAGCTGCCGGTGCTCGTGTACTTCCACAGCGGCGGCTTCTGCCTCGGGACGTTCGAGCAGCCCAACTTCCACTCCGGCTGCCTCCGCCTCGCGTCGGAGCTGCCCGCCGTCGTCCTCTCCGCCGACTACCGCCTCGGCCCCGAGCACCGCCTCCCCGCGGCCATTGACGACGCCGTGGCCGCTCTGTCCTGGCTGCGCGGGCAGGCCGCCGCGCTCGGCTCGGGCGCCCCTCATCCCTGGCTCGCCGAATCGGCCGACTTCACCAACGTGTTCGTCGCCGGCGAGTCCTCCGGGGCGAACATGTCCCACCACGTCGCGGTGAGGCGCGGGTCGGGCCAGCTCGCCCTCGACCAGCTGCGCATCGCCGGGCACGTCCTGCTGACGCCGTACTTCGGCGGCGCCGAGCGCACCGCGGCGGAGGCAGCGGAGCCCCCGGAGGGCGCGCCGTTCACGCCCGAGATGTCCGACGCGATGTGGCGCCTGTCGCTCCCGGCCGACGCGACCAGGGACCACCCGGCGGCGAACCCGTTCGGGCCGGACAGCCCGGGCCTGGAGCCGGTGGTGTTCCCGCCGGTGCTCGTCGTGTCGGCCGGGCGCGACATCCTCCACGAGCGCGCGCTGCGCTATGCGGCGAGGCTGAAGGGGATGGGGAAGCCGGTGGAGCTCGCCGTCCTCGAGGGGCAGGAGCACGCGTTCTTTTCCCGGCAGCCGTGGGGCGCGGCGGCCAGCGAGCTGATCCGAGTCGTGAAGAGCTTTGTCCACAAAGGCGACGGCGCCGAGTGCACCTAG